The following are encoded in a window of Lactobacillus intestinalis genomic DNA:
- a CDS encoding RNA-guided endonuclease TnpB family protein, whose protein sequence is MDQAVTIKAKLLNIDDQTEHAFIKTMTAYRDACNFVSQYVFDHDFEFRFSQLNQALYHDLRDLFGLKSQMAQSVIRNVVARYKTIKTQLKQTPFRYNTGEKDAQGHAIWSQIPRDLTWLWRPVKFKRLQLDLQRNRDWSYLNTSSQLSLNTLMGRKKVDFVCKNFDQYLDASRWKFGSIKLLQFKNNWYIHLSATTSFSEYELKQTQHIVGIDRGLRFLAACYDEQGQTLLCSGQKVLCTRRKYKKLRAQLQAKGTKSAKRRLKKIGQRENRFMSDVNHRLTKTLVNHYGPNTIFALEDLVNVRFVTEKAAKKRRYEMVSWTFYQFEQFLAYKANLNSSTVVKVSPRFTSQRCPKCGRIRKENRNHELHLYICDKCGYKSNDDRLAAMNIQFLGEQYHKGVKIPKFTKLRSAE, encoded by the coding sequence TTGGATCAGGCAGTAACGATTAAAGCCAAGCTTCTTAATATTGATGATCAGACTGAACACGCTTTTATAAAGACCATGACTGCATACAGAGATGCTTGCAATTTCGTCTCGCAGTATGTTTTTGACCATGATTTTGAGTTTCGATTTTCTCAGCTAAATCAAGCCCTTTATCATGATTTGAGAGACCTGTTTGGGCTCAAAAGTCAAATGGCTCAATCGGTTATCAGAAATGTTGTTGCCCGCTATAAAACAATCAAAACCCAATTGAAGCAAACACCGTTTCGCTATAATACTGGGGAAAAAGATGCGCAGGGCCATGCTATCTGGTCGCAGATTCCGCGTGATCTCACTTGGCTTTGGCGTCCAGTTAAGTTTAAGCGTCTTCAGCTTGATCTTCAGCGCAATCGCGACTGGTCTTATTTAAATACAAGCAGCCAGCTTTCTTTGAATACCTTAATGGGGAGAAAGAAAGTTGATTTTGTCTGCAAAAATTTCGATCAGTATCTTGATGCTAGCCGTTGGAAGTTTGGCTCAATTAAGCTGCTTCAGTTCAAAAATAATTGGTATATCCACCTTAGTGCGACCACGTCCTTTTCTGAATATGAATTAAAGCAAACCCAGCACATCGTTGGGATTGATCGCGGCCTGCGCTTTTTGGCTGCCTGCTATGACGAACAGGGCCAGACTCTGCTTTGCAGCGGACAAAAAGTATTGTGCACCAGGCGCAAATATAAGAAACTCCGTGCTCAGCTTCAAGCCAAAGGCACTAAGTCTGCCAAGCGAAGACTTAAAAAGATCGGTCAGCGAGAGAACCGTTTTATGAGCGATGTTAATCATCGTCTCACCAAGACACTCGTTAACCATTACGGTCCTAATACTATCTTTGCTTTAGAAGATTTAGTCAACGTCCGCTTTGTGACTGAGAAAGCTGCCAAAAAGCGTCGCTATGAAATGGTTTCTTGGACTTTTTACCAGTTTGAGCAGTTTTTAGCTTACAAGGCTAATTTGAATTCTTCAACTGTTGTTAAAGTTTCTCCAAGATTTACCAGCCAGCGCTGTCCTAAGTGCGGAAGGATCCGCAAGGAGAACCGGAATCATGAGCTGCATCTCTACATTTGTGATAAGTGTGGCTACAAATCCAATGACGATCGCTTAGCCGCCATGAATATCCAGTTCTTGGGCGAACAGTACCATAAAGGTGTTAAAATACCTAAATTTACTAAATTAAGATCTGCCGAGTAA
- a CDS encoding pseudouridine synthase has protein sequence MRIDKYLANMNVGSRKEVHKLIKDGLVTVNGDVVKTPKQKVEDHDEVMVGDEEIKYQQYHYFLMNKPKGVLSATEDRSQRTVISLLEPQDRYQGITPVGRLDKDTTGLLLLTNDGQLNHALLAPNKHVDKVYWAKIAGVADESTVEKFAKGMTLGDGTELKPAQLKILKQDRENDSSEIKITISEGKYHQIKRMFGAEGMKVVELERLQMGKMTLGDLEQGEYRELSPEEVENIR, from the coding sequence ATGAGAATCGATAAATATTTAGCAAATATGAATGTGGGCTCGAGAAAAGAAGTTCACAAGTTGATTAAGGATGGCTTGGTTACGGTAAATGGCGACGTAGTAAAAACGCCAAAACAAAAAGTTGAGGATCATGATGAAGTGATGGTTGGAGATGAAGAAATTAAGTATCAGCAATACCATTACTTTTTGATGAATAAGCCTAAAGGAGTTCTTTCGGCAACTGAAGATCGCAGTCAACGAACTGTGATTTCATTGCTTGAACCTCAAGATCGCTATCAAGGCATTACGCCCGTAGGTCGACTTGATAAAGATACAACAGGATTGCTTCTGTTAACTAATGATGGGCAATTGAATCATGCCCTTCTTGCACCGAATAAGCACGTTGATAAAGTGTATTGGGCCAAGATCGCTGGAGTTGCTGATGAAAGTACTGTTGAGAAATTCGCTAAGGGAATGACTTTGGGCGATGGCACTGAATTAAAACCAGCTCAGCTCAAGATCTTGAAGCAAGATAGAGAAAATGATAGTTCAGAAATTAAAATTACTATTAGTGAGGGCAAGTATCATCAAATTAAGAGAATGTTTGGTGCTGAAGGGATGAAAGTCGTTGAACTTGAGCGCCTTCAGATGGGAAAGATGACTTTGGGAGATTTAGAACAAGGCGAGTATCGTGAATTAAGCCCTGAAGAAGTTGAAAATATTAGATAA
- a CDS encoding SLAP domain-containing protein, which yields MNKLVKTGSRIVTLTSAMLIGINLSCEVKADATLTDTTNKSKNSSFADLKDYNLVFDSDNNGKITELVNKTLQNAQSLSTKDKSKIVKTEALRQKIVSKKESLKKTIHLTHNAFVYNKQGKAIRSGLNFKLLKRGKTFKNAKIATIKGNNFYQVGKNEFVKVANAKLTTSAVNVKTSVKGNIALVNLIIIT from the coding sequence ATGAATAAATTAGTGAAAACAGGTAGTAGAATAGTTACTCTTACATCTGCCATGTTAATAGGAATAAATTTAAGTTGTGAAGTAAAAGCGGATGCTACATTGACCGACACTACAAACAAGTCAAAAAACAGCAGCTTTGCTGATTTGAAAGATTATAATTTAGTATTTGATTCTGATAACAATGGCAAAATAACTGAGCTTGTAAATAAAACTTTGCAAAATGCCCAATCTTTATCTACAAAAGATAAAAGTAAAATTGTAAAGACTGAAGCTCTTAGGCAGAAGATTGTGTCTAAGAAAGAGAGTTTAAAAAAGACGATTCACTTAACTCACAATGCCTTTGTTTATAATAAGCAAGGAAAGGCTATTAGAAGTGGTCTTAATTTTAAGCTTCTTAAACGTGGCAAGACTTTTAAGAATGCAAAAATTGCCACTATTAAGGGCAATAATTTCTACCAAGTCGGCAAGAACGAATTTGTTAAGGTTGCTAATGCTAAGTTGACTACTAGTGCTGTTAATGTTAAGACTAGTGTAAAAGGCAACATCGCTCTGGTAAATTTAATAATCATTACGTAA
- a CDS encoding transcriptional regulator, with the protein MAYQKNFTTTYIINGREYRITAPALFDNETHEILADLELDDRAAEMARSQYRIDMGLLTPQKIKDYRTKIGLTQEELGELTKLNPQLIAIYEAGEFPSKKDNQVLASLIKSDHVLLQLINDSKTHFSPQLIAKVNAYLNHTQVKKVSQKPEFTVNQLANWLEVESYFIDEILTRFELITMLDLAYETYLETTGNELFTPHIIDLQGEDYQDQKPNLAAMNNYNLVSTNEKIVDLLSQILRDFDK; encoded by the coding sequence ATGGCTTATCAAAAGAACTTTACAACAACTTATATCATTAATGGACGAGAATACCGCATAACAGCGCCTGCTTTATTTGATAATGAAACCCATGAAATTTTGGCTGATCTTGAATTAGATGACCGCGCTGCCGAAATGGCCCGCAGTCAATATCGCATTGATATGGGATTGCTTACTCCCCAGAAAATAAAAGATTATCGAACAAAGATAGGACTTACTCAGGAAGAATTGGGTGAATTGACTAAGTTGAATCCGCAGTTGATTGCAATTTATGAAGCTGGGGAGTTTCCAAGCAAGAAGGATAATCAGGTTTTAGCTTCTTTAATTAAAAGTGACCATGTGCTTCTTCAATTGATTAATGATTCTAAGACACATTTTTCTCCTCAATTAATTGCTAAGGTGAATGCTTATTTAAATCATACTCAAGTGAAAAAAGTGTCTCAAAAGCCCGAATTTACCGTAAACCAGCTTGCAAATTGGTTAGAAGTAGAAAGCTATTTTATCGATGAGATTTTAACAAGATTCGAGTTGATTACTATGCTAGATTTAGCCTATGAAACATACTTGGAAACTACCGGAAATGAGCTTTTTACCCCACACATCATTGATTTGCAAGGAGAAGATTATCAAGATCAAAAGCCTAATTTAGCAGCGATGAACAACTATAATTTAGTCTCTACCAATGAAAAAATAGTTGATCTTTTAAGTCAAATTCTGCGTGATTTTGACAAGTAG
- a CDS encoding helix-turn-helix domain-containing protein — protein sequence MIGEHLKDVRKSLGLTQAQMAGKAINRSFYSRIENGQSTVTVKDLMKIVYSHNLSMIRFLQEFGETEEKISSYQDKITLAYLDRNIEELKALYIKKKFKDVRINQLLEYLIAKIEGHADNYEIKKLGWNFLKKGELNEETLWLIFHVMDSYKFADLEGLVKAIFNKYNSKDVNNRMIHLIARIAVKYLNICFKEKVSYEIKKTIEFLQQLPDSTEFGLYKIAGIYYEKRFNHEEEELKQIISLFDKENARNYLEMN from the coding sequence ATGATTGGAGAACATTTAAAAGATGTACGTAAATCTTTAGGCTTAACTCAAGCTCAAATGGCAGGAAAAGCTATTAACAGGTCCTTTTATTCTCGTATTGAAAATGGCCAGAGTACAGTTACAGTAAAAGATTTGATGAAGATTGTATATAGCCATAATTTATCGATGATTAGATTCCTACAAGAGTTTGGTGAAACAGAAGAAAAAATAAGTAGCTATCAAGATAAAATTACTCTGGCTTATTTAGATAGAAATATTGAGGAACTCAAAGCTTTATACATTAAAAAGAAATTTAAAGATGTAAGAATCAATCAACTTCTAGAATATTTGATTGCTAAAATTGAAGGGCATGCTGATAATTATGAAATTAAAAAATTAGGATGGAATTTCTTAAAAAAGGGAGAACTGAATGAGGAAACTTTATGGTTGATATTTCATGTAATGGATTCTTATAAATTTGCTGACTTAGAAGGATTAGTAAAAGCAATCTTCAATAAATATAATTCTAAAGATGTTAATAATAGAATGATTCATTTAATAGCAAGAATTGCCGTTAAATATTTGAATATTTGTTTTAAAGAAAAAGTAAGTTATGAAATCAAAAAGACTATAGAGTTTTTACAACAATTACCTGATTCTACTGAATTTGGATTATATAAAATAGCTGGAATTTATTATGAGAAGCGGTTTAATCATGAGGAAGAAGAATTAAAACAAATTATTAGTCTTTTTGATAAAGAAAATGCACGTAATTATTTAGAAATGAATTAA
- a CDS encoding glycerophosphodiester phosphodiesterase — protein MKVKKLGLLFLALPFLFGFTNIAHRGDNELGKYAEHSFEAYDHAAVEGANYLELDLQETKDGVLVVSHDDNLSRVFGVDKSIPRSKYADLIDYHNQSGEPIHSLKEIFQRYQADPSLKFMIETRVNDGTSMEKPLVDLIKQYHLNNRVLLESFSLDSLKKLAKLAPDIPRTQLGGDYREIGDNQYYASGLYSHEAANYLKDHGKKYLLWGVNSDRAMKFYQANHHVDGILTDYPNRLAKVDPQNQWGTVFNNRNFAPKKIQGQLYVKSFENCPVSVYKGYGERRQYSGVRLQADALRQFTQIASENGNLWYCLGDDLWINGNFVKYNKGAVAIAPRVQNGLVMTVKTTPIYGDANCEDNAGRQLRDNSQWHYFAVYKNAGHSAYNLGGNQWIEAQDVKIVK, from the coding sequence ATGAAAGTAAAAAAGTTGGGCTTGCTATTTTTAGCGTTGCCGTTTTTGTTTGGTTTTACCAATATTGCCCACCGGGGAGATAATGAATTGGGCAAGTATGCCGAGCATAGTTTTGAAGCTTATGATCATGCTGCTGTTGAAGGAGCAAATTATCTCGAACTTGACTTACAAGAGACTAAAGATGGGGTGTTAGTTGTGAGTCATGATGATAATTTAAGTCGCGTGTTTGGCGTAGATAAATCGATCCCTAGGTCTAAATATGCGGATTTAATTGATTACCACAATCAAAGTGGCGAGCCAATCCATAGTTTGAAGGAAATCTTCCAGAGATATCAAGCAGATCCTAGCTTGAAATTTATGATTGAAACGCGCGTCAACGATGGAACGAGCATGGAAAAGCCCCTAGTAGACTTGATTAAACAATATCATTTGAATAATCGTGTTTTGCTTGAGTCATTTTCTTTAGATTCGCTCAAAAAACTAGCTAAACTTGCGCCTGATATTCCGCGAACTCAGCTTGGTGGTGATTACCGTGAAATCGGCGATAACCAATATTATGCCAGTGGCCTTTATAGTCATGAAGCTGCTAATTATTTAAAAGATCATGGTAAGAAGTACCTTTTGTGGGGCGTTAACAGTGATCGTGCGATGAAATTTTATCAAGCAAATCATCACGTAGATGGAATTTTGACCGATTATCCGAATCGTTTGGCAAAAGTTGATCCTCAAAATCAGTGGGGGACAGTTTTTAATAATAGAAACTTTGCGCCGAAGAAGATTCAAGGGCAACTTTATGTGAAAAGCTTTGAAAATTGTCCTGTGAGTGTGTATAAGGGATATGGCGAACGCCGTCAATATTCCGGTGTGCGTTTGCAGGCTGATGCTTTGCGTCAGTTTACCCAGATTGCTTCAGAGAATGGTAATTTGTGGTATTGCTTAGGAGATGATTTATGGATCAACGGCAACTTTGTTAAGTATAATAAGGGAGCTGTTGCGATTGCTCCTCGTGTGCAAAATGGCCTGGTAATGACAGTGAAAACTACGCCGATTTATGGGGATGCGAATTGTGAAGATAATGCGGGACGCCAGCTTCGTGATAACAGTCAGTGGCATTATTTTGCAGTTTATAAAAATGCCGGTCATTCAGCATATAATTTGGGTGGTAATCAATGGATTGAGGCTCAAGATGTGAAGATTGTGAAGTAG
- a CDS encoding type II toxin-antitoxin system MqsR family toxin: MDTAEALARLKFLVRHDNFQLVNRKKKMAIPISIPVVKEVVKQLSIRDFVKHEPNRNNPMQFVWVFKTIDGHVYYIKFVFINHFHKVVFISFHINYY; the protein is encoded by the coding sequence ATGGACACTGCCGAAGCACTAGCACGATTGAAGTTTTTAGTGAGACATGATAATTTTCAACTTGTTAATAGAAAGAAGAAAATGGCTATTCCAATTTCAATCCCTGTAGTGAAAGAGGTCGTCAAACAATTATCAATTCGCGATTTTGTTAAGCATGAACCCAATCGCAATAATCCCATGCAGTTCGTTTGGGTTTTCAAAACTATTGATGGGCATGTATACTACATTAAGTTTGTATTTATCAACCATTTTCATAAAGTAGTGTTTATCAGTTTTCATATTAATTATTACTAA
- a CDS encoding lipocalin family protein, whose product MNKKGNYIAAGVVIVLLLTLGISIHSYNSQRMEGSYTAKINMFFFTEKDNITFSKDKTFIEGSTDLKKSERNKGTYEISGNKLNLKWNKGGYKAKCILSKNRKSFYIKSANGALSAAQGIKFKKDNE is encoded by the coding sequence ATGAATAAGAAGGGAAATTATATTGCTGCTGGAGTAGTAATTGTACTGCTACTTACTCTGGGAATCTCTATCCATTCTTATAATTCTCAAAGAATGGAAGGATCATATACAGCAAAAATAAACATGTTTTTCTTTACTGAGAAAGATAATATAACATTTTCAAAAGATAAAACATTTATTGAAGGCTCAACAGATTTGAAAAAATCTGAAAGAAACAAAGGCACTTATGAAATTTCTGGCAATAAGCTTAATTTGAAATGGAATAAAGGTGGCTATAAAGCAAAGTGTATTTTGTCAAAAAATAGAAAATCTTTTTACATTAAATCCGCCAATGGTGCGCTTAGTGCAGCACAAGGGATTAAATTTAAAAAGGATAATGAATAA
- a CDS encoding helix-turn-helix domain-containing protein has product MTIGKALKQLRLHAGLTQDQMAAGIISESYYSKVERDIHNIDAKLLIDILRVHGFDVISFFNKIYHQPAKSNPDFEFMTQIDQAKKKKDLEGLNKITHEIQNRGGTNPLFIYKYDWN; this is encoded by the coding sequence ATGACAATTGGAAAGGCGTTGAAGCAGTTAAGATTACATGCTGGTCTTACACAAGATCAAATGGCGGCAGGAATAATATCTGAATCATATTATTCTAAAGTAGAACGAGATATTCATAACATTGATGCTAAATTGTTGATTGATATTTTAAGAGTACATGGATTTGACGTGATTAGTTTTTTTAACAAAATATATCATCAACCCGCAAAGTCAAATCCCGATTTTGAATTTATGACTCAAATTGATCAAGCTAAGAAGAAAAAAGACTTAGAAGGACTTAATAAAATAACACATGAAATTCAAAATCGGGGGGGTACAAACCCTCTTTTTATATACAAGTACGACTGGAATTAG
- a CDS encoding SLAP domain-containing protein has product MKKTIKLGGVAFAAMLALAPVVSSNVVQADTSKPAVQATKRNKMKTKCAPRLIFVYDKDGNFAVSNYRYVYFKKGKNIQLWNNAKIIKINGEKYYQIGDNQYVKVSSLKKMRKHHKVNRNSVKNPAWNKKLGIDE; this is encoded by the coding sequence ATGAAAAAGACTATTAAGCTCGGTGGAGTGGCTTTTGCAGCAATGTTAGCCTTAGCACCTGTTGTCTCAAGTAATGTTGTACAAGCTGATACCTCAAAACCTGCAGTTCAAGCAACTAAGAGAAACAAAATGAAGACTAAATGCGCTCCACGTTTGATCTTTGTTTATGATAAAGATGGTAATTTCGCTGTAAGCAATTATCGTTACGTATACTTTAAAAAGGGTAAGAATATTCAATTGTGGAATAACGCTAAGATCATCAAGATCAACGGTGAAAAGTATTACCAAATTGGCGATAACCAATACGTAAAGGTTTCTTCTTTAAAGAAAATGCGTAAACACCACAAGGTGAATAGGAACAGCGTTAAGAATCCAGCTTGGAACAAAAAGCTTGGCATTGATGAGTAA
- a CDS encoding valine--tRNA ligase, whose protein sequence is MTDLAPKYNPNEVEKGRYQEWLDEDLFKPSGDKKAHPYSIVIPPPNVTGKLHLGHAWDTAIQDTLIRFKRMEGYDTLYLPGMDHAGIATQAKVEAKLRKQGKDRHEMGREAFVKQVWDWKDEYANIIKSQWSKLGLSLDYSRERFTLDKGLSKAVKKVFVQLYNEGLIYRGEYIINWDPKLETALSDIEVIHQDDKGAFYHIKYPFADGSGFVEIATTRPETMFGDTAVAVAPGDPRYKDMVGKELVLPLVGRHIPIIEDQHVDPEFGTGLVKITPAHDPNDFQVGNRHNLKRINVMNDDGTMNEEAGKYAGMDRFEARDALVKDLKDEGYLIKIEPLVHSVGHSERSGVQVEPRLSKQWFVKMKPLAEKVLENQKSEGKVNFVPERFEQTLNHWMENVHDWVISRQLWWGHRIPAWYNKKTGEMYVGEEAPKDIENWEQDPDVLDTWFSSALWPFSTMGWPDTDNPDFKRYFPTNALVTGYDIIFFWVSRMIFQSLHFTKERPFKDVVLHGLIRDEQGRKMSKSLGNGIDPMDVIDKYGADALRWFLLNGTAPGQDTRFSYTKMDAAWNFINKIWNASRFVIMNLPEDAKPAHMPDTSKFDLSDKWIFDRLNHTVEEVTRLFDEYQFGEAGREAYNFIWNDFCDWYIEISKVALNGDDEELKARKQENLIWILDQILRLMHPIMPFVTEKLWLSMPHEGKSIMTASYPVTHKEFENKDADQEMDFLIEVIKAVRNIRMEVNAPMSSEIDIMIKLDDLNNKHILDENVEYVENFLHPKKLEVSADIEAPKLAKTAVIPGAQIFVPLTELVNVDEELAKMEKEEKRLEGEVERAEKKLSNQGFVAHAPEAVVNKEKEKKADYESQLAGVRERIKELKESK, encoded by the coding sequence ATGACAGATTTAGCACCTAAATACAACCCGAATGAGGTTGAAAAAGGCAGATATCAAGAATGGCTTGATGAAGATTTATTTAAGCCATCAGGTGACAAGAAAGCTCACCCTTATTCAATTGTTATCCCCCCACCAAACGTAACAGGGAAACTTCACTTGGGACATGCATGGGATACAGCAATTCAAGATACTTTGATTCGTTTTAAGCGAATGGAAGGTTACGACACTTTGTACCTACCTGGTATGGACCATGCCGGAATTGCTACCCAAGCTAAGGTTGAAGCAAAATTGCGTAAACAAGGTAAGGACCGTCATGAAATGGGTCGTGAAGCCTTTGTTAAGCAGGTATGGGATTGGAAAGATGAATATGCCAACATTATCAAGAGCCAATGGTCAAAGTTAGGCCTTTCACTTGATTACTCACGTGAAAGATTCACCCTTGATAAAGGTCTTTCAAAGGCAGTTAAGAAGGTTTTCGTTCAACTTTACAACGAAGGCTTGATTTACCGTGGCGAATACATTATCAACTGGGATCCAAAGCTTGAAACCGCTCTTAGTGATATCGAAGTTATTCACCAAGATGACAAGGGTGCCTTCTACCATATTAAGTATCCATTTGCAGATGGTTCAGGTTTTGTAGAAATTGCAACTACTCGTCCTGAAACTATGTTTGGTGATACTGCTGTTGCTGTTGCACCAGGAGATCCAAGATACAAGGATATGGTAGGTAAGGAATTAGTCTTGCCACTTGTTGGCCGTCATATTCCAATTATTGAAGACCAACACGTAGATCCAGAATTTGGTACTGGTTTAGTAAAGATTACCCCAGCTCATGATCCTAACGACTTCCAAGTTGGTAACCGTCATAATTTGAAGCGTATCAATGTGATGAATGATGATGGTACCATGAATGAAGAAGCTGGTAAGTATGCTGGTATGGATCGCTTTGAAGCACGGGATGCACTAGTTAAGGACCTTAAGGATGAAGGTTACTTAATCAAGATTGAACCACTTGTCCACTCAGTAGGTCACTCAGAACGTTCAGGTGTTCAAGTTGAACCTCGTCTTTCTAAGCAATGGTTTGTTAAGATGAAGCCACTTGCTGAAAAAGTTTTGGAAAACCAAAAATCTGAAGGTAAAGTTAACTTTGTTCCCGAAAGATTTGAACAAACTTTAAACCACTGGATGGAAAATGTTCACGACTGGGTAATTTCTCGTCAATTATGGTGGGGTCACCGTATTCCAGCTTGGTACAACAAGAAGACTGGCGAAATGTACGTTGGTGAAGAAGCTCCTAAGGATATTGAAAACTGGGAACAAGATCCAGATGTACTTGATACTTGGTTCTCAAGTGCTCTTTGGCCATTTTCAACTATGGGTTGGCCAGACACTGATAATCCAGACTTTAAGCGTTACTTCCCAACCAATGCTTTAGTTACTGGTTACGACATCATCTTCTTCTGGGTATCAAGAATGATCTTCCAAAGTCTTCACTTCACTAAGGAAAGACCATTTAAAGACGTTGTTTTGCACGGTTTAATTCGTGATGAACAAGGTAGAAAGATGTCTAAGTCACTTGGTAACGGTATCGATCCAATGGACGTCATCGACAAGTATGGTGCTGATGCCCTTAGATGGTTCTTGTTGAACGGTACTGCTCCTGGTCAAGATACTCGTTTTAGTTACACTAAGATGGATGCAGCTTGGAACTTCATTAACAAGATTTGGAACGCAAGCCGTTTCGTAATCATGAACTTACCAGAAGATGCTAAGCCTGCACATATGCCAGATACTTCTAAGTTTGACTTGTCAGATAAGTGGATTTTTGATCGTTTGAATCACACTGTGGAAGAAGTTACTCGCTTATTTGATGAATATCAATTTGGTGAAGCTGGAAGAGAAGCTTACAACTTTATTTGGAATGATTTCTGTGACTGGTACATTGAAATTTCAAAGGTTGCTTTAAATGGTGACGATGAAGAATTGAAGGCTAGAAAGCAAGAAAACTTGATTTGGATTCTTGATCAAATCTTGCGTTTGATGCACCCAATTATGCCATTTGTGACTGAAAAGTTATGGCTTTCAATGCCTCATGAAGGCAAGTCAATTATGACTGCATCATACCCAGTAACTCATAAGGAATTTGAAAATAAGGATGCCGATCAAGAAATGGACTTCTTGATTGAAGTCATCAAGGCAGTACGTAACATCCGTATGGAAGTTAATGCTCCAATGTCTTCAGAAATTGACATCATGATCAAGCTTGACGATCTTAACAACAAGCATATCTTGGACGAAAACGTTGAATACGTAGAAAACTTCTTGCATCCAAAGAAGCTTGAAGTTTCTGCCGACATCGAAGCTCCAAAGCTTGCTAAGACTGCCGTAATTCCTGGTGCACAAATCTTTGTTCCATTAACTGAATTAGTTAATGTTGATGAAGAACTTGCTAAAATGGAAAAAGAAGAAAAGCGTCTTGAAGGCGAAGTTGAAAGAGCTGAAAAGAAGCTTTCTAACCAAGGATTTGTTGCTCATGCTCCCGAAGCAGTAGTTAACAAAGAAAAAGAAAAGAAAGCTGATTATGAAAGTCAACTTGCGGGAGTTCGTGAAAGAATTAAGGAATTGAAGGAAAGCAAGTAA
- a CDS encoding helix-turn-helix domain-containing protein, with translation MTTIGRQLRKFRMLLGLSQTEMAAGIVTDSFYSKVERDISEISIDKLIEILNIHHISLFDFFEIFDVENLSNLKRQQEIYSAYDNRNIKQLKEFAKLVKDNDDFLYLKIRLMIAALERSVNKLSLTFRKKVSNSCFDISICNLYNFWNLAILAPLIEFDKLNKWIEIIEENIEIMNVEDDDCYLSLLNLLINYLDRTYQIQYKDGINKVISILDFTPDNLNVMFHHIIIQYYVALLSQDWSVAKEIIELLKMTGYQKYVNTLPKIV, from the coding sequence ATGACAACAATAGGAAGGCAATTACGAAAGTTCAGAATGCTATTAGGTCTTTCACAAACTGAAATGGCAGCTGGCATTGTGACGGACTCTTTTTATTCTAAAGTTGAAAGAGATATCAGTGAGATTTCAATTGATAAACTCATAGAAATTTTGAATATCCATCACATCTCTCTTTTTGACTTTTTTGAAATATTTGATGTAGAAAACTTGTCTAATTTGAAACGACAACAAGAAATTTACTCTGCTTATGACAATCGAAATATTAAGCAATTAAAAGAATTTGCAAAATTAGTTAAAGATAACGATGATTTCTTATATTTAAAAATAAGATTAATGATTGCAGCCCTTGAGAGAAGCGTTAATAAACTATCATTAACGTTTAGAAAAAAAGTAAGCAATAGTTGTTTTGATATTAGTATCTGTAATTTATACAATTTTTGGAATTTAGCAATTCTAGCGCCTTTAATTGAGTTTGATAAATTAAATAAATGGATTGAGATAATTGAAGAGAATATTGAGATTATGAATGTTGAAGATGATGATTGCTACCTATCTTTATTGAATTTATTGATTAACTATCTCGATCGTACTTACCAAATTCAATATAAAGATGGAATAAATAAAGTTATCAGTATTCTTGATTTTACGCCTGATAATTTGAATGTAATGTTTCATCACATAATAATTCAATATTATGTAGCTTTATTAAGTCAAGATTGGTCGGTTGCTAAGGAAATAATTGAATTATTGAAAATGACGGGATATCAAAAGTACGTTAATACTTTACCCAAAATTGTTTAA